gagtctcggcgagagttggacaggcagtccaccgaaccctttgattcgccttagagggaagtggggctgtcacactgaCTATCACAATGCACCTTGACATATTTTTGATCAATTCCAAGTTCACCAAGCAATCCTTGAAGCTAAATTGCTTCCTTTACGGCTTCTGTGATTGCCATATACTCTGCTTCTGTAGTAGATAAAGCAACCGTTGACTGTAAGGTAAACTTCCAACTGACTGGTGCTTTTGCAAGTGTAAATATATAACCAGTAGTTGATCTACGTTTATCCAAATCACCAGCATAATCTGAATCACAAAAACCAACTACGTGCTGACTGTTATCCTGCTCAAATATCAAACCAAGATCCATAGTACTTTGGATGTATCGTAAAATTCATTTCACAACTTGCATATGCTCCTTACCTGGATCATCATATACCTGCTCACAACTCCAACTGCTTGTGAAATGTCAGGCCTTGTACATACCATAACATAAATCAAGCTACCAACAACATTTGCATACGGTACTTTTGACATGTTTTCTCGTTCTGCATTATTCTTTGGTGACATAGAGGCACAAAACTTGAAATGAGGAGCAAGAGGAGTACTAACCGGTTTTGACTTTTCATTCATGCCAAAACACTTTAGCATCTTTCTCAGATATTGTTTCCAAGTCAAACATAATCTCCTCATTTTTCCTGTCTCTGCTTATCTCCATGCCAAGAATCTTCTTTGCTTCTCCTAGATCCTTCATTTCAAATTCCTTCTTCAATTGAGTCTTTAGTTTCTCAATTTCTGTCTGACTCTTGGAAGCGATCAGCATATCATCTACATAAAGTAGAAGATATGTGAAGGATCCATCTTGTAGCTTGCGCCAATACACACAATGATCATATTTGCTTCTTGTATAGTTCTGGCCTATCATGAACTTGTCAAATCGCTTGCACCATTGCCTCGGAGATTGTTTCAATCTATACAACGATTTTTCAAGTTTGCACaccaaattttcttttccagtAACTTTGAATCCTTCTGGCTGAGCCATATATGTCATGATCCCACATTGGCTAGGGAGAGAGCCTGGGCCTCTTTGATAAGTCTATAGTGGTCTCTCCCATCTCGACGAGGCCTTTTGGTGAGGTAGCCTGCGGGTGCTTGTTGtattgtccagcaccgccaagaACAAAATCCACGGCCCCACGGGGTGTCAAACTATAGGACAATATTGTCGAGGGATTGTTAGAATATAGATCTCCTCTTCTAAATCTCCATGTAAAAATGCAGTTTTTACATCTAATTGGACGAATTCTAAATCCAATTGTGCCACCAAAGCCAATAAAATACGAATGGAAAAATGTTTAACAACTGGAGAAAATACTTCATTATAATCAACTTCCTCCTTCTGAGCATAGCCCTTAGCTACCAATCTTGCTTTGTAACGAACAGCATTTTGGACAGGAGATCCTTCTTTCTTTGCATACACCCATTTGCATCTGATTGCCTTCTTTCCCTTCGGAAGACTGGTTAGCCTCCATGTTTGATTCTTATGAAGGGAATGTACTTCTTCATCCATTGCAATCCTCCACTTTTCTTTATTCGAACTTTGAGCTACTTCATTGAAAGTGGCAGGAATATCATCATTTATGGTTGGGGATGCATAGGCCACCATATTAGCAAAAGAAGTAGGTTTTATGGTTGCCCTTTTTGACCTACTGGTTGCAATTGATTCATGTTGCTGTGGAAGTTCTTCCGTTTGAACCTCCTCTTCATTAGATTCTCTCTCTGCCATAGGAGAATCAACATTTTCTTCATTTGCTGGAACTATAGCTCTTTCAAACTCCACCTGCATGATAATGCTATCTGATTGCTTAGTATCCACGTTTTTCATCATTGTGGATTCATCAAATTTAACATCCCTGCTAAAGATTATTTTCTTTGTCTCTGGACATCAAAGACGATAGCCTTTTATGCCAGAAGTGATCCCAAGGAACACTGCTTTCTTTGCCCTTGGATCTAGCTTTGATTCCTTAACATGGTAGTAAGCAACACAACCAAACACATGTAAAGAATCATAATCAGTTGCAGACTTACCAGACCATTTCTCCAGTAGTGTTTTGCCTCCAATAGCAGTAGACGACAGTCGATTGATGAGATGGCATGCATATGTTACAGCTTCAGCCCAAAATTCTCTACCCAATCTAGCATTGGATAGCATACATTGAACTTTCTCCAGCAATATTCGATTCATGCGTTCTGCCAccccattttgttgtggagtcgACCTGACTGTGAAGTGTCTGACAATGCCTTAATCTTCACAAATCCTTTTAAATGGATCACTTTTATATTCTCCACCATTATTGGTATGGAGACATTTGATCCTTCTTCCTGTTTGAGTTTCTATTATCTTTTTCTACTTGATGAATGCTCCTAGCACTTCATCCTTCGTCTTCATTGTGCATACCCATACTCTCCGAGAATAATCATCTACAAAGGATACATAATAGTGCTTCCTTCCTAAAGAGCTTGTTTTAGAAGGGCCCTGGACATCAATGTGAACATAATCCAAGATACCATCAGTATTGTGGATTGCTGTTCCAAATTTCACCCTTGTCTGCTTCCCTTTGATGCAGTGCTCACAGAAATCCAGTTTACAGGTTTTTATACCTTTCAATAATCCTTGATTTATGAGCAATCTCAAGGATTTTTCACCTGCATGTCCCAATCGCATATGCCATAGCCTGGTTGCTTTTGAATCTCGATCATCTATCGAAATTATTGCTACTGTTCCCATAACTGTATCACCCAAATAGTGGTACAGATTATTCCTCTTTCGAATTCCCTTTAATACCACGCATGCACCAGAAATGATTTTCATTACTCCATCCTTTGCTCTCACTTCGAAACCTTTTGATTCTAAGGTTCCCACAGAAATGAGATTCTTCATCAGCTCAGGTACATATCAAACATCTGTCAAAGTTATGATTGTAAAATATCCCTCGTACGTATGTCATGGATATTTCAtacttttagtaaaaaaaaaaattttgtcgtTAAAGTAACATTGTATCATAGTGTACtaattattttaggaccattttaTACGTgaactaaatttaatttaaattatacaatagattatatatgcatgtgattttcatttataattattggaTCCTATTCTTATGAACAATCTCCCAAGGAAAAAAATCCAGATCATactgattttcttatattaattgttatactaattttgtcatttttattattatattatttctcattttgtttaggcttttactcttattatttcttgtgtcttagatgtaaatttattaaaactttaccatcttattatattcataggtgttaaattataaaaattttgatatataaacaagtaatattctatatataactagaatgatttgttgttattgttatccaaactttcaaacttttcaaaaattgaaaatgattaaaaacttataatacgaaaaaattttattacatattttacaagattatgtgaaaagtcaaactatttttcatagtattttgaaatatataaataaaattttttaaattatacctataatcatgtattatacaggtatattatgagtacctactaactaaggtactaagaattaataattaataaaacatcttatcgttatttcaaataaatttcctaatatgttttaaagtaaaatagtatATGTGTCCCATAAATCAGTAAgttttgattattaatcaatTTTACCATGTTATcattaagaattactatttatatataaaaacttactatcacttgaattaaacttactctctaaaaagtaagtttgggatataaagtagtaatttatttatttagaaaataagtttaatatttattccaatttaccttttgaagtataaaagttactaatttattactgttaacttactattttaaaTGGGGAACttactttcttatttttaagtgTTACCCTACTTAGATGGATAGGTctatcaaataatcaaatggtcgctaaCAGTAAATCAAAAATAAATCGAAAATGGTCACAtaagtgttatcctatttatgtctcaaaaagtaaatcgaaataaaaatgaaagttactttttttaaaaaattagtacTCTATATTCGAAACTTACTTTttggagagtaagtttagttcaaataatagtaagtttttatagattaatagtaaatCTTGTTGATAGATAAATTTGGTTAATTGTCAAAACTTActagtttgtggcataaatttactcttttatttaaagaaacttatatgaaacaagtattaggaaatttatttaaaataatgctaagatttttttattaatgattgaaacttAATATTATAGTTAGTAATTATTGGTAACGTAATTGTATAATATATGATTGTATGTATCATTCATAAATGTTATGTGTTTTAAGCATCTTAATAAATGTATACatcatttataaatgttatgtgttttaataaatttattttctaggtcacaagtataaaagttaaAGTTGTACTAATGTAgcataatctttgaaaattatagtaaatttaCCCATATTAAGTTTCGtgagtttcaaatatatttggcATCATTTACAATATGGATTTATATGcacattttttttatcaaactttctTTTAATTGGCAAATAGTTTGTAAATTACTATAAAATGTTATATCAtctgattttttcttttagtcttgaagaaatagaaattaCCGAACAAATTAGTGCAGTCAACTTGTCCTCTTAAATTATGCACAAAATCAAACTTTTGTATGCCTAATGAAAACACTGCATAGTTCGAAGTTAAAATGCTTGTTGCATTTGACAAATAAATTACTCTGTTTGTGTCGGTGGATTTGAATTCAATAAATCATTCAGTTgaatggatttggaattatgaTCAATTGAAATACATTGTTAGGTTGGTTTTTCAAACCAGGGAAATTCCAAAGTTCGCAAATATAGTTCACGCTCTAGTTTATTGTATACTAATTTATTCTCACACATATACCAGATATTAAATTGATCAAAAGCAAAGCTTAATTGATGAAGCCTTCGTCCTGTACAACGTTGCTTCTTTCTGTACAGAATGGATTCTTACAAACGCATTACAGCACAGCCATTCAAGCAATAAAAATATGTAAGACATGTGATTTAACTACAAGAACATAACTTTAAAAAACCATTCCATTTTGGAACAGGTACAGGCAGAGAAAAGATTGAAACCACTTCAAATCATAGAAACTTAAGTTTCAAGAAGGGCAAATAACATTTCCAACTGGTAAATAAGCTTCCTAAGTAATCACCACGTAAAGAGAACTCCATAACATTTGATTAATTGGGTTTATTCTTTCGGATCTAAATCATGCAAGCAAAAAGTTGCAGAGCACAAGACTGAAACtgagttattaaaaaataaaaaaataaaagaataaaaagaaggAGCGGTTAATACTTTTGGggtttaattacatttacctccttTATAGTTTAACCAAACTTATTGTAAAATTAAAGTATCAATTCTTACCAATAAATGATGAAgtgcatttgacatttttaTTTCCTAGTACAAGTTGGCTGGCGTAACTGAAATTCGTCAACTGTGGTTTTAATCAAGTTGTTTGGTGCTTTCTAACCCCGTACAGGCATCGATCATATCatacaaatttcttttggacATTTCACCAAACACCTTATATGCATTCCCAAATTAACCACTTTTCACATAAACGACGACATACTACTACCATCATTTTGTTTGCAACTATACCTTGCTGGAAGGGCCTTTAAACGGCATCCAGTGGGAGTCATTGCCAGAAGATGTACAAACCTTAAATAAGAAGGAACAGAAGATGCACAAAATACGAAGGATACAATTTTCAATTCACTAGCAAAAGCCTCTCCTTCATTGTCATCTAAAACTATgataaaatcaaaacaaaaacaaaacggAACAATGAATATGCAGAAGAATATTCATTTTTCAGTGGAATAATAAAAACACAAATAATTTTGTTTGCAACTATACCTTGCTGGGAGAGCCTTTAAACGGCATCCAGCGGGAGTCAGAATCTTCGTTCTCGAATCTATCCGGCGATTCTCGATCAGAACTGTCGTAATCTtgccaggaaaattttgccAGGAAAAAAATTCTATTCCATCATATCGTGAGgtgagaagaaaataaaaagaaaggaagcaactttagAGAGATGTGATAACCCAAAACCGTTTTCAGAAACAGGTGATTTTTTTACCTaaatatgtaaattttttacttttagcattagtaagtttaatttaaaaaaagtaaattttgtcaaataataagtacattaaattactcaaagtgtaaatttctatttctgactaaaacttatctttcgGGCATATAGttactagttttaattaaaaacttactaaagttaatattaattattttaatataatatttaaaaaagtcGCTAAAAATTTTGATCTGTCACTAAAGGTAATAGAAACCTATAATAGTAGGTTTCCCAATTGtaactaaaaatataaaaataactaaactaaaaatgcaagagtaaaataccaaaaaactcCCAATAGTTTGATAAATATTCAATTTAACTCCCTCTAGTTTAAAAACCTACGTTATAACTTCCTGTGGTGTTGACTAAATTAAAAGTGGACAAAAAGCATCCCATCTAACGGTTTGtgtgaaatgtcaatattgCCCTTACTATATGTAAGATGCtttccattcaattttcaatttagtcgaAATCACAGGGAGttatagtgtaatttttcaaactagaAGAAGTTAAATTAACATTTGACAAACCATAGGGAGTTCATTTATATAGGAGTTCATTTATATAGGGACAATATTGACATTTCACGTATAACCGTTAGATTGGATGCTTTACATCCAATTTTCAAATTAGTTGAAACCACAGGGAGTTATAGTGTAGATTTTCAAATCAGAGGGAGTTAAATTAAACATTTAGTAAACCACAAGGagtttttttggtattttacccaaaatgcttttatattgtaataGTAAAACATATCTTAATATCATATCATTATCAAGCAAAGAGGACTGCCATTATCGAAGAAATGTATTAAAAAACTTACTTTAAGAGGTCTAAGACTGAAACTTGAGGTTGACATATGATTAGATGATGTTGAAGTGATTCTTGATTGATTCAATAAGTTATGACCATTTTGTTGCTCTAAATAAGCTTTCAGGTTTGCAAGTTCTCTTGCTTGATCTTTATTTTGTTCCTCTTGCTGAGCAAATTTTGCCTTCATCTCTAATATTTCATGTTTTTTATCCAACACTAGTCGCTGAGATCCACTTCGACTAGATTCATCACCCCACACATCAGTTGGACATACACCAAAACCATACATCCGTACATGCCCATGCTTGTCTTGCCCAACTACTTGTGCAAATATATCATTTTTTCCAACAGGATCTTCAGTATCAGGAGGCAATTAACTAACCTTTTCATTCATTGCAAGCTGCAAAAGTGTAAAGATTAAAATAATGATTACATTTGTACAATCCTAATATAGACTAGAAAGTAATGGATACATCTTTCTAACATATTTTAAAGTAAGTAAATAGCATAATAAAAGATTTTACTTACCATAATATTAGCTGTTGCACTACTAGATAGGTTTCCTTTATTATTAGTGTACCAGTAATTGAACATTTCAACTCGTGAAGGATTGCAGCCTAATTTTTTCTTCTATATCAAAAAGAATTTTTGTTTAAACAAATTGAAATAATATTAAATGAAGTATACTAGAATAGTCAGAAATGTTTACCATGTTTGCTCGATTCTGGGCAAATGATTTCTTCCCAGTATTTTGATTCGTGGTCTTCATTGCCcttgcttttttatttttttcacaaattttctaTATCACATAcaaatattttagaaataacTCCAAAATAATCTGATATAGTATTACATAAAGGGAATATACACATACCTTTGTATCCTCTAACTCCCAATAATCAGCAACGACTTTATATTGATCTTTTACCACTCGCACATCTAAATTGAGCATTTGAGTTTCAACCTGTATATTTGGCTTGTAGTATGTTGTCTTAATCCATGCATTCCAATTCCTCCAATACTTACCCAAAGTACGAAGAATCCAAATTTTTGCACTAGGAGGGACATCAAACTTTTTCTACAATATATTTCATGTGCTTAgattccaaccatcatatcataaATAACTAACAAATATTGATACATGTGTAAAATGATTTAAACTTTATTACCTTCACAATCTTTAACATGTCTTTCTTCCGAGACttgtcaattttttgccaatcttgGACGTCAATTGGGGCATATGAACCATATCTTGATATTGCATCCAAGAACTCAGTCaatcttgatttatttttgcCCATTGGTTTGCCAAGTTTGTTGTATCTAACTTT
The genomic region above belongs to Coffea arabica cultivar ET-39 chromosome 7c, Coffea Arabica ET-39 HiFi, whole genome shotgun sequence and contains:
- the LOC140010678 gene encoding secreted RxLR effector protein 161-like, yielding MSKVPYANVVGSLIYVMVCTRPDISQAVGVVSRYMMIQDNSQHVVGFCDSDYAGDLDKRRSTTGYIFTLAKAPVSWKFTLQSTVALSTTEAEYMAITEAVKEAI